The window ATTATCGCTGTTCTTCCAAAATATGGGTCCACATTTCTCTGTTTGATCTTTGTATGCCTGATTTCTGTTTGTCTGATTATTGTTTGAAGGTCCGTTGCCGCCAGATATCCAGATTGATGCTTTATGCCTTGTAAATCGTCCGGTTGTTGCCGGCACATGATATTTATCCTATAAGAAACGCTATTCAGAAGAAACACCATCCGTGACGAACATAATTTAGCGTTTCTCACATCATACAATGCGCCAAAAACTGATGACAACACACTGATAGCATTTGGCGCATTGGCTTAGCATTGCTCGCAATACTTCATTTTTATTGATGCATAACGTAAAATTTTCTCAAGCCTGTCCATTGTTCATTGTATTTGCCTGCCTGGTATTGGTTAGCAGTTTTTCTGCAGCCACCGCCCAGGCCCAGGAGATTCCCGAATCGATCCAGCAGCAACTTCGCCAAAACGGTATGAGTGCCGACGAAGCCCGGCGGGAAGCGCTGCGACTCGGTATAGATCTGTCTGACCCGGAAGCAGCAACAGCGCGTGCGCGGCAGCTAGGTGTACCGGAATCGTTAATCCAGCAAATGCTCACCGCTATCGCTGACGAAGAGGAAATGGGGCGAACGGTCCCAACTGATGGCATCGTAGATCGCGAAGTGCCAAGCCTGGCCGGCCGGCCTATCATTTCTCCCGAAGTACTCTACGTCCCTGACCAGGACCCGCTCTTGTTGCCAACTCCCGATCTTGATGCTGAACTTGGCTTCCAGAACATTGTCGGTGATACCGTGCTGGTTCGCGTGCCGTTAAAAGATGACCTTTCTGGCATCAATGTAGCCGATTTCTTTTTTGTTGATGCCGCCCAGGAAGACACCCTGTATGCCTTTAGCGTGCGCCGCGTGCTTGGGAGTAAATACGAAGGCATGTGGCAAGCTTTGTTCATCGTATCACCCGACACTAAATCAGATGATTGGCTGCTGCTGGTTAATGCAATTGATGAAAGTGGGAACGACAACATCATCGACACCGAAGAAGTGTTGCGCGTGCGCAGGGAAGGTGAAGAACTGGTAGACGCTGATACGGCAGCGGTGGCTGATAGCCTGATTCACTTTGGGTATGATCTGTTCTTTATTCGTCCGGAAATGTTTGAGCAGGCGCCCGTAGGCCCTGTTGATGAGGGGTACGTAGTTGGGCCCGGCGATGAACTGCGGCTTATTGTGTTTGGTGCAGCAGAATTCCAGCACGACCTTGAAGTGGATCCTGAAGGACGCATTTTTGTGCCAAATGTGGGCCAGCGGGTAGTGGCCGGCAGCCGGCTTTCGTCGCTGCGAGAAGACATTCGCATCTGGTTAGGGCGTAGTTACGCCGGTCTCCTCACCGAGCCACCTGAGGTGCTGATGGACCTGACCGTCAAGCGGTTGAAACCGGTCAATGTGTTTGTGCTTGGCGAGGTTGGAAAGCCTGGCCGTTTTCCGCTGGCAAGCAATTCTACCGTATTCAATGCATTGTACTCTGTTGGGGGCCCACAAACATCAGGGAGCTTGCGTGATGTACAGGTCATCCGCCGTGGCCGCGTCACCTATTCCGTTGACCTTTACGAGTACCTGTTGAAAGGATATTCTTCGGGTGATGTACAACTTCGCTCGAATGATAACGTGTTTATCCCGCCCCGCGGCAAGACGGTTACTATAAAGGGTGAAGTACATCGGCCGGCTATTTATGAGTTGAAAGGCCGGGAGACATTCCAGGATTTACTCTCTTTTGCCGGCGGGCTAAAAGCTGAAGCATACACCCGTCGTTTCCAGATTGAACGCGTGGTGCCTTTTGAAGACCGCGCTGATCCGTTGCAAGTGCGCACCGTACTCGACTTTAATCTCGCCGAGATCCTCCGCGGAGACGCCGGCGTTGCAATTGAAGACGGTGACGTTGTAACCATTTTTTCTATTCCCGAATCATCAAACCTGGCAGCGTTAAGCAAGGTGCGCGCAGCCAGTGTGAATGGCGCTGTTTTTAGTCCGGGTACCTATGAGTTGACCGGACAGGTACGCACGCTGCGAGAACTCATCCAGCAGGCAAATGGCCTCACCGGAGACGCTTTTCTCGGCAAGGTGGAGCTGTATCGGTTGACGGAAGACCTGAAAAAACAGGTGGTCTCGCTCAACCTCGATGAAATCATGCAGGATGTGCCGACCCAGAATCTGGTACTACAGCCACAAGATAGCCTCTATATCTATTCAACCCAGGTGCTCCAGCAAATCCCCGTTGTAAACATCTCGGGACAGGTTCGGACACCCGGACAGTTTGACCTGCTCGAGAATATGTCGGTGGTCAACCTGCTCTATAAAGGTGGAGGCTTACGCGATCCGGAGTATCTGAAAAATGTCTTTAAAGATCGGGCCGATCTATTTCGTAAAAGTGCAGACGGACGGTCAGAAGAAATTATACCGTTTCATCTTGGCGAGGCCCTTGAAGGCCGTGGTTACGGTGCTGAGCTGCTACAGCCCGGTGATGAAATTCGCATCTACCCACTGGAAGTAGAAGTATTACGAGAGCCCTACGTCGAGATTTCAGGTGCGGTTAAAAAGGAAGGCCAGTTTCGCTTCCGGGAAGGCATGACGCTGGAAGACCTGATCTTGCAAGCCGGCGGATTTGAAGAAGGCGCTTACCTGCAGGAAGTAGAAGTGACGCGGTTGGATTCTACTCGAAGTATCAATGAGCTGGCAACCAGTATTCAGGTGCCGTTTGTGGCACTAGACCAAAATTCAAATCCTTCTTTTGGCGTAGTCGAGGGGCTCCCTGATCGCTCGAGACCTGCTCGTCAATTTCAGTTGCAGCATCTCGACAGGGTATACGTCCGACTGGATCCGGGCTTTCGCGAGCAGCAGATTGTCACCATTAATGGGGAAGTCCAATTCCCGGGTACCTATACATTGCTCCGCGAGAACGAGACGCTGACTGAAATTATTCGACGCGCAGGAGGCGTGTTGCCAACCGGATACCCGAAAGGGGGGCGGCTATTACGCGAGAATTTGCAGGTGATTGTGGAGATGGATAAAGCACTCGCCGGCAACTATGACGCAGACATGATTATGCTACCGGGGGATGAAGTTGTGATTCCTTTGCAGCCCAATACGGTAGCTGTCCGTGGTAACGTTGCCAACGAAGGGCTGATCAAATATGAGCCTGGTCGGCGATTGACGTATTACCTGGATCGGGCAGGGGGGCGCCGGCCTGAAAGCGAAGCGGTACTGCTCACACAGGCGTCCGGCGCAACCTTTAGCGTCCGCCGCAGAGGATTGTTCAAGAAAAACCCTGTTGTAGACGAAGGCGCCCGTATCCTCGTAACCCGGCAACAACCCAAAGAGCCCGGAGAACGGGTTGATGTAGGCCGGACCATTATCGAAAGCGTAGGCATCATTTCGAGCGCCTTGACAATTGTCGTCCTCGCCAGGCAGGCGTTTAATTAGGCTTTGTCTGAAAAATCCGCAATTAACGCAGACAAAGCCGTATCCTGAGCGAATGCGAAGGATCTAACAAAGCAGAACTGGATTTTCAGACAAAGCCTGGTCTAAGGTTTAAAGTTGGGCGCGCTCACCTAAACCTTCAACTTGTAACCTATTTCGTGTAATTGCCGACGAGTTCGAAGGCCATCTTCGCGATGTCCATACCGATGCCGTAAGGGACGAGAAAAAATTTCGATACGCCTTCTGCGTTTTTCCAGACTACGCGTGGGCGGTGGAACGTGGTTTTATACCGGAAGCGTAGCCTGTTTTTGATAGAGGTTCTGTGTTTGCGGTATCGGTAGACAATAGCCGGCGCTGCTGTGATGTTATCTGTCTGTTTGAGGCAGCGCAGCGAATAGTCAATGTCCTGGCAGCGGGTGAGCCGCACATCAAAGTCGCCGGCCCGTTCTACAAGTGCACGGGAGAGTAGGCAGGTGTTCAGCGAGAATGGCGTTTTGTAGGCCATCAGAATGCTACGCTTCAACTGCTCGGGGTTCTCGCTAGAGGGTTCATTCCTGACGCCCAATACACCCCTTGTGTCAAATACCTCAAAGCCACCGATAATCATGTCTGGCTGGCTGCCATTGGTCGGATACCGCGATGACAGGCTGTGCGGTGTAAACTCATCATCCGCATCCAGAATGGTTACGTAGCTGCCCCGTGCCATTTTTAGGCCTTTGTTCACGGCTGAGGCTTTCCCTTTGTTTTCCTGATGCACGTAGTGTACCCGCGCGTCGTAAGCAGCATGTTTGGGATTGACAAACGATGCCAATACCTCGGTCGTTCGATCGGTAGAACCATCATCAATCACAAGCACCTCAAGCTCCTTAAAGTTACCCTCAAGGATCGAAGCAACTGCCCGGCCGACATAATCACCCATGTTATAGGCCGGTATGATTACGCTAACTTTAGGAATACCGTTTTCCATGTAGTTCGCCAGGGGTTGTTGTCAGATAAAAGTGTTCATAGAGGTACGTGCGGGCATCATGAATGATGCTCACCATCTTGCCGCTTTTGAGTAGACCAGTTGTTGCGTGCTCCTCGTGTGTCACCTGGAGTTTCGGATCATACAAAACCGGCAGATCCATTTGCATCGCAAGCTCGGCAACATAGTTTTCT is drawn from Bacteroidota bacterium and contains these coding sequences:
- a CDS encoding glycosyltransferase family 2 protein, yielding MENGIPKVSVIIPAYNMGDYVGRAVASILEGNFKELEVLVIDDGSTDRTTEVLASFVNPKHAAYDARVHYVHQENKGKASAVNKGLKMARGSYVTILDADDEFTPHSLSSRYPTNGSQPDMIIGGFEVFDTRGVLGVRNEPSSENPEQLKRSILMAYKTPFSLNTCLLSRALVERAGDFDVRLTRCQDIDYSLRCLKQTDNITAAPAIVYRYRKHRTSIKNRLRFRYKTTFHRPRVVWKNAEGVSKFFLVPYGIGMDIAKMAFELVGNYTK
- a CDS encoding SLBB domain-containing protein yields the protein MHNVKFSQACPLFIVFACLVLVSSFSAATAQAQEIPESIQQQLRQNGMSADEARREALRLGIDLSDPEAATARARQLGVPESLIQQMLTAIADEEEMGRTVPTDGIVDREVPSLAGRPIISPEVLYVPDQDPLLLPTPDLDAELGFQNIVGDTVLVRVPLKDDLSGINVADFFFVDAAQEDTLYAFSVRRVLGSKYEGMWQALFIVSPDTKSDDWLLLVNAIDESGNDNIIDTEEVLRVRREGEELVDADTAAVADSLIHFGYDLFFIRPEMFEQAPVGPVDEGYVVGPGDELRLIVFGAAEFQHDLEVDPEGRIFVPNVGQRVVAGSRLSSLREDIRIWLGRSYAGLLTEPPEVLMDLTVKRLKPVNVFVLGEVGKPGRFPLASNSTVFNALYSVGGPQTSGSLRDVQVIRRGRVTYSVDLYEYLLKGYSSGDVQLRSNDNVFIPPRGKTVTIKGEVHRPAIYELKGRETFQDLLSFAGGLKAEAYTRRFQIERVVPFEDRADPLQVRTVLDFNLAEILRGDAGVAIEDGDVVTIFSIPESSNLAALSKVRAASVNGAVFSPGTYELTGQVRTLRELIQQANGLTGDAFLGKVELYRLTEDLKKQVVSLNLDEIMQDVPTQNLVLQPQDSLYIYSTQVLQQIPVVNISGQVRTPGQFDLLENMSVVNLLYKGGGLRDPEYLKNVFKDRADLFRKSADGRSEEIIPFHLGEALEGRGYGAELLQPGDEIRIYPLEVEVLREPYVEISGAVKKEGQFRFREGMTLEDLILQAGGFEEGAYLQEVEVTRLDSTRSINELATSIQVPFVALDQNSNPSFGVVEGLPDRSRPARQFQLQHLDRVYVRLDPGFREQQIVTINGEVQFPGTYTLLRENETLTEIIRRAGGVLPTGYPKGGRLLRENLQVIVEMDKALAGNYDADMIMLPGDEVVIPLQPNTVAVRGNVANEGLIKYEPGRRLTYYLDRAGGRRPESEAVLLTQASGATFSVRRRGLFKKNPVVDEGARILVTRQQPKEPGERVDVGRTIIESVGIISSALTIVVLARQAFN